The following proteins are co-located in the Fusobacteria bacterium ZRK30 genome:
- a CDS encoding MarR family transcriptional regulator — protein MEKMKEELIFEKISEFLEKAEVYNDLSNKNKNWDLSLSEIHCIDNIEKLEAPNVTLLSNTMRMTRGGITKITRKLIKKEFITSFKEEGNKKEVYFKLTSKGMEVYLDHKKSHETAKHREMNFYSAFTGEEQSTILKFLERSNDHLQKEMHKLKEIKK, from the coding sequence ATGGAAAAAATGAAAGAGGAACTTATATTTGAAAAAATATCTGAATTTTTAGAAAAGGCAGAGGTATACAACGATCTATCAAATAAAAATAAGAACTGGGACCTTTCGCTGTCAGAGATCCACTGTATAGATAATATTGAAAAGCTGGAAGCTCCAAATGTTACTTTACTGTCAAATACAATGAGGATGACCAGGGGGGGGATTACTAAGATTACAAGAAAATTAATAAAGAAAGAATTTATAACCAGCTTCAAGGAGGAAGGGAATAAAAAAGAGGTGTATTTTAAATTAACTTCAAAGGGAATGGAGGTTTATTTAGATCATAAGAAATCTCATGAAACAGCAAAACACAGAGAGATGAATTTTTATTCAGCCTTTACTGGAGAGGAACAAAGCACTATCTTAAAGTTTTTGGAAAGATCAAATGACCACCTGCAAAAAGAGATGCATAAATTAAAAGAAATAAAAAAATAA
- a CDS encoding cyclase family protein gives MKLNLKTVEMPEKLRAWAEKQDEHQARHIGTHIDVYNYSDLDLSLKLCRGVVVDVRDLDIIDYERVEKIEVEKEDFVIFRTGFMEKFGYGTEKYLNLKGAPFLTDEAVDSLIDRGVKFIGIDLHGIQHGRDHRKIDEYTETKGTYVIENMTNLDKVSSIIQLKLEWNQKEGATAIPVEIEVLG, from the coding sequence ATGAAATTAAATTTAAAAACTGTTGAAATGCCGGAAAAACTTAGAGCGTGGGCTGAAAAGCAGGACGAGCATCAGGCGAGACATATAGGGACCCATATAGATGTGTATAACTATTCTGATTTAGATCTGTCTTTAAAGCTGTGTAGAGGAGTGGTTGTTGATGTCAGAGATTTGGATATCATAGATTATGAAAGAGTAGAAAAAATTGAAGTTGAAAAAGAGGATTTTGTTATTTTTAGAACTGGTTTTATGGAAAAATTCGGTTATGGGACGGAGAAATATTTAAATTTAAAAGGTGCACCATTTTTGACAGATGAAGCGGTAGATTCACTCATAGACAGAGGAGTAAAATTTATAGGGATAGATCTTCATGGAATTCAACATGGAAGAGATCATCGAAAGATAGATGAATATACAGAGACTAAAGGAACCTATGTAATTGAAAATATGACTAATTTAGATAAGGTTTCTAGTATAATTCAATTGAAGTTAGAATGGAATCAAAAAGAAGGGGCTACAGCTATCCCGGTAGAAATAGAAGTTTTAGGGTAG
- a CDS encoding SHOCT domain-containing protein, whose amino-acid sequence MINSCGLGFSFGNSMFFGHGIFMFIFWILIVVSIVSIFRKFSFGRVGSFRGNKDENCMEILKKRYVNGEITREEYQDIKQKLRD is encoded by the coding sequence ATGATAAATAGTTGTGGATTAGGTTTTAGTTTTGGAAATTCGATGTTTTTTGGCCATGGAATATTTATGTTTATATTCTGGATATTGATTGTTGTATCAATAGTATCGATATTTAGAAAATTTTCTTTTGGAAGAGTAGGAAGCTTCAGAGGGAATAAGGATGAAAATTGTATGGAAATACTAAAGAAAAGGTACGTTAATGGTGAGATTACAAGGGAAGAATATCAGGACATAAAACAAAAATTAAGAGATTAA